A single region of the Vicia villosa cultivar HV-30 ecotype Madison, WI linkage group LG4, Vvil1.0, whole genome shotgun sequence genome encodes:
- the LOC131595395 gene encoding F-box protein CPR1-like yields MANIPSDLFTDILSLLPVLPLLRFRLSSKSLRSLIDSHNFINLHLHNSSNSTLILRHNSDLYQLNFPSLTTLTPLNHPLMCYSNRITLFGSCNGILCISNIADDIAFWNPNIRKHRIIPYLPISPRAESDTSLFAARVHGFGYDPFGCDYKLVRISYYVDLQQRTFDSQVRVFSSKTNSWKALPSMNYALCCARTMGVLVENSLHWIVTRKLEPLQPDLIVGFNLTLEVFEEVPLPEVDNSESFEIDVAVLGGCLCMIVNYQASKVDVWVMRKYGSRDSWCKLFTLIEPCFILPLKSLRPLGYSEDRSRVLLEVERKKLVWYDFKNGQVVDVQGIPSLNEGMICVESLVPPSLPMDNYRKEIQHKLRCESISNRRDDFLSQGFKLTL; encoded by the exons ATGGCGAACATCCCCTCCGACCTCTTCACCGACATCCTCTCCTTACTCCCCGTCCTCCCCCTCCTCCGCTTCCGACTATCCTCCAAATCTCTCCGCTCCCTCATCGACAGCCACAACTTCATCAACCTCCACCTCCACAACTCCTCCAACTCCACCCTCATCCTCCGCCACAACTCCGATCTCTACCAACTCAACTTCCCATCCCTCACCACCTTAACTCCTCTCAACCACCCCCTCATGTGTTACAGCAACCGCATCACTCTCTTCGGATCCTGCAACGGTATCCTCTGCATCTCCAACATCGCCGACGACATCGCTTTCTGGAACCCTAACATACGTAAACACCGGATCATCCCTTATCTACCTATCTCTCCCCGTGCTGAATCGGACACCTCTCTCTTCGCCGCTCGAGTTCACGGATTCGGTTACGATCCGTTTGGTTGTGATTATAAGCTGGTGAGAATCTCTTATTACGTTGATCTGCAACAACGGACTTTCGATTCGCAGGTGAGGGTTTTCAGCTCGAAGACGAATTCGTGGAAGGCGCTTCCGAGTATGAATTATGCTCTTTGCTGTGCGAGAACCATGGGGGTTTTGGTTGAGAATTCTCTCCACTGGATTGTGACTCGGAAGCTCGAGCCGTTGCAGCCGGATTTAATCGTTGGGTTTAATCTTACACTCGAGGTTTTCGAAGAGGTTCCTCTTCCTGAAGTTGATAACAGTGAAAGTTTTGAAATTGATGTTGCTGTTTTGGGAGGGTGTCTTTGTATGATTGTGAATTATCAAGCTAGTAAAGTTGATGTGTGGGTGATGAGAAAGTATGGATCTAGAGATAGTTGGTGTAAGCTGTTTACTTTGATTGAACCGTGTTTTATTTTGCCTTTGAAATCGTTGAGGCCTTTGGGTTATTCGGAGGATCGAAGTAGGGTTTTATTGGAAGTTGAACGGAAGAAGCTAGTTTGGTATGATTTTAAGAATGGACAAGTTGTTGATGTTCAAGGAATTCCTAGTTTGAATGAAGGCATGATTTGTGTTGAGAGCCTTGTACCACCTTCATTGCCTATGGATAATTATAGGAAGGAGATTCAGCATAAGCTGAGATGCGAAAGTATAAGCAATAGAAG ggATGACTTCTTGTCTCAAGGATTTAAATTGACACTGTAA